Proteins co-encoded in one Armatimonadota bacterium genomic window:
- a CDS encoding MFS transporter, which produces MRTALVDGDVQDSGRRAARLAALYATALILTHATVDAGAGAKPALVQFFRAHLGLSYTVLGVIVTASALGGAIAQVLFGLLADAHRRPWTAAAGGALAAFGLSLTGFVTSAVTAAVALGLVALGSAAFHPEALRTMHRLGGERRATAMSYFTVGGSVGWALGPALVGAIAGTFGLAAMRWWVVGALPVPVALWLASVRVLPQAATRPAADAAAGADRWGDYRTLFAVVLLRAAAHQSLTVFYPAYLIDVAGTSRTVASLSLSLLLVSGIVAGPVIGRLADRWSRRGVLVATVILFALLTLVLPALRGPVMYAVLFLVGGASMGAVPITLVMSQEYLPRRTGLGGGLVLAASGTASLVATPFGALADAAGLAAVIYACAAVAGLAAVIALRLPGDAPAARARLAGELTG; this is translated from the coding sequence ATGCGTACTGCGCTCGTAGACGGGGACGTCCAGGACAGCGGGCGGCGCGCGGCACGGCTGGCCGCGCTCTATGCCACGGCCCTGATCCTCACCCACGCCACGGTCGACGCCGGCGCAGGCGCCAAACCGGCGCTGGTCCAGTTCTTCCGGGCGCACCTCGGCCTGTCGTACACGGTGCTGGGCGTGATCGTCACGGCCTCGGCGCTGGGCGGCGCCATCGCCCAGGTGCTGTTCGGCCTGCTGGCCGACGCCCACCGGCGGCCGTGGACGGCGGCCGCCGGCGGCGCCCTGGCGGCGTTCGGCTTGAGCCTCACGGGGTTCGTTACCAGCGCGGTGACGGCCGCGGTGGCGCTGGGACTCGTGGCGCTCGGCTCGGCGGCCTTCCACCCGGAGGCCTTGCGCACGATGCACCGGCTGGGTGGCGAGCGCCGCGCGACGGCCATGTCGTACTTCACCGTGGGCGGCAGCGTGGGGTGGGCGCTGGGGCCGGCGCTGGTGGGCGCCATCGCCGGGACGTTCGGCCTGGCCGCGATGCGGTGGTGGGTGGTCGGGGCCCTGCCGGTGCCCGTGGCGTTGTGGCTGGCCAGCGTGCGGGTGCTGCCGCAAGCGGCGACGCGTCCCGCAGCCGACGCCGCCGCGGGCGCCGACCGGTGGGGCGACTACCGCACGCTCTTCGCGGTGGTGCTGCTGCGGGCCGCCGCGCACCAGTCGTTGACGGTGTTCTACCCGGCCTACCTGATCGACGTGGCCGGGACCAGCCGCACTGTGGCGTCGCTGTCGCTGTCGCTGCTGCTGGTCTCGGGCATCGTGGCTGGCCCGGTGATCGGCCGCCTGGCCGACCGGTGGAGCCGCCGCGGCGTGCTGGTGGCCACCGTGATCCTCTTCGCGCTGCTCACCCTGGTCCTGCCGGCCCTGCGCGGCCCCGTGATGTACGCGGTGCTGTTCCTGGTCGGGGGCGCGTCGATGGGCGCGGTGCCGATCACGCTGGTGATGTCGCAGGAGTACCTGCCCCGCCGCACGGGGCTGGGCGGCGGCCTGGTGCTGGCGGCGTCGGGCACCGCCTCGCTGGTGGCGACCCCCTTCGGGGCGCTGGCGGATGCGGCGGGGCTCGCCGCGGTGATCTACGCCTGCGCCGCGGTGGCGGGGTTGGCGGCGGTGATCGCGCTGCGGCTGCCGGGTGATGCGCCCGCCGCACGCGCGCGGCTCGCCGGAGAGCTGACGGGGTAG
- a CDS encoding type 1 glutamine amidotransferase domain-containing protein gives MDLQGLRVAVLAEELYEDLELWYPVLRLREAGATVTIVGPRAGEVYKSKHGYPAKADLGMDEARPADFDGVVIPGGYAPDRMRRHRAMLEFVRALHEAGKPVAFICHAGWVPISAGIVRGRTVTSVSAIKDDLVNAGATWVDQEVVVDGNLVSSRTPPDLPAFCREVIRLLAQRRVAAGR, from the coding sequence GTGGACCTGCAGGGGCTGCGGGTGGCGGTCCTGGCCGAGGAGCTCTACGAGGACCTTGAACTGTGGTACCCGGTGCTGCGGTTGCGCGAGGCCGGGGCCACGGTGACGATCGTCGGCCCCCGGGCCGGCGAAGTCTACAAGAGCAAGCACGGCTACCCCGCGAAGGCGGACTTGGGCATGGACGAAGCGCGGCCGGCCGACTTCGACGGCGTGGTCATCCCCGGCGGCTACGCGCCCGACCGCATGCGCCGGCACCGCGCGATGCTCGAGTTCGTGCGCGCGCTGCACGAGGCGGGCAAGCCGGTGGCGTTCATCTGCCATGCGGGCTGGGTGCCGATCTCGGCGGGGATCGTGCGCGGCCGCACCGTGACCAGCGTGTCGGCCATCAAGGACGACCTGGTGAACGCCGGCGCCACGTGGGTCGACCAGGAGGTCGTCGTCGACGGGAACCTGGTCTCGTCGCGCACGCCGCCCGACCTGCCCGCGTTCTGCCGCGAGGTGATCCGTCTGCTGGCGCAGCGGCGGGTGGCCGCGGGGCGCTGA
- a CDS encoding cupin domain-containing protein, with protein sequence MKLVHAAAASGFFRLVGGTPRSQAATMVLAPGQGTGGADNVHDTSDQWLYVIAGRGEAVVRGRRVALAAGTLLLIEAGEPHEIRNTGRTPLVTVNVYAPPVY encoded by the coding sequence ATGAAACTGGTCCATGCCGCGGCCGCCTCCGGCTTCTTCCGTCTTGTCGGCGGCACACCCCGGTCCCAGGCAGCGACCATGGTCCTCGCGCCCGGGCAGGGTACCGGCGGCGCGGACAACGTCCACGACACGTCCGACCAGTGGCTCTACGTGATCGCTGGACGGGGCGAGGCGGTCGTCCGGGGGCGGCGCGTGGCGCTGGCCGCCGGCACCCTCCTGCTCATCGAAGCCGGCGAGCCGCACGAGATCCGCAACACCGGGCGGACGCCGCTGGTGACGGTGAACGTCTACGCGCCGCCGGTGTACTGA
- a CDS encoding LAGLIDADG family homing endonuclease, which translates to MVLVSRGMPPEVHGHGRFVIRAADFVPAYVRTYEEGRLRAKVEEALEALRDCRLCPRDCGVDRLANRFAVCKTGRYARVSSFFHHFGEEDVLRGWNGSGTIFFAWCNLRCVFCLSPDVRVLTDRGALPIGEIFDSATGREVTLPDGSVRFVDSLRVYTHEGRLAPVAKVFRHAHRGEMVVVKPYGLPAITVTANHAIFAAPAPGAAPRKVLAADLTERHLLFIPSLPADGAVPEIDTRTLLEHHRTSVRVPATRRVPVALLRALLGSTASPRLTSRAVGLTLGYHPAYVRTLRGRLRRGLALHDSEHLPNVLVERGGRVRFKTEKGPGVPCRLQLDEGVARLLGYYCAEGHVTSARSRPNSHRLIFSFGLHEPDKVHHVRTLLQTVFGVTPSVRTRSTTITVEVGNSALALLFASLCGHRAAQKRVPPPLATAPKAIVRAFLEAYLAGDGCWHTHYIAASTVSEDLALGLMTLFLRVGVFPYFYATPRSRFQTLQGRRVRQRETLYYVKCRRAAWEGIGPDERVRHFRTEHGFWVPIRRISRIPYDGPVYNLEVADDAHSFLVHGVAIGNCQNYETSQIGEGVEVTPRDLARMMLQLQAEGCHNINFVTPEHVVPQILEGVLLAVEGGLRLPLVYNTGAYDSEHSIRLMDGVVDIYMPDFKLWDRERSRRYLLAPDYPEAARRVIRMMHEQVGELKVTEDGLAVRGLLVRHLVMPGALDDTREIMNYLAGLSRDTYVNIMDQYYPAWRAKTEEKFKEINRRITRAELEQALAYARAAGLWRFDVRWRRVPRAAWGWG; encoded by the coding sequence ATGGTCCTGGTGAGCCGCGGGATGCCGCCCGAGGTCCACGGCCACGGGCGGTTCGTCATCCGCGCGGCCGACTTCGTCCCGGCGTACGTCCGCACCTACGAGGAGGGCCGGCTGCGCGCCAAGGTCGAGGAGGCGCTGGAGGCGCTGCGCGACTGCCGGCTGTGCCCGCGCGACTGCGGGGTCGACCGTCTCGCCAACCGCTTCGCCGTGTGCAAGACCGGGCGCTACGCGCGGGTGTCGTCGTTCTTCCACCACTTTGGCGAGGAGGACGTCCTGCGGGGCTGGAACGGGTCGGGGACGATCTTCTTCGCGTGGTGCAACCTGCGCTGCGTCTTCTGCTTGAGTCCCGACGTGCGCGTCCTCACCGATCGAGGCGCCCTGCCGATCGGAGAGATCTTCGACTCGGCAACGGGTCGTGAGGTCACGCTTCCTGACGGGTCGGTGCGTTTCGTCGACTCACTGCGTGTGTACACGCACGAAGGGCGTCTGGCGCCCGTCGCAAAGGTCTTCCGGCACGCGCACCGCGGAGAGATGGTCGTCGTCAAGCCCTACGGCCTGCCCGCGATCACTGTGACGGCGAACCACGCGATCTTCGCCGCGCCTGCTCCAGGCGCGGCGCCGCGCAAGGTACTGGCCGCAGACCTGACCGAGCGGCATCTCCTGTTCATCCCGAGCCTGCCGGCGGACGGCGCTGTGCCCGAGATTGACACCAGGACACTGCTTGAGCACCATCGGACCAGTGTTCGCGTCCCTGCGACGCGTCGGGTGCCGGTCGCCCTCCTGCGCGCACTGCTGGGATCCACCGCTTCCCCACGCCTTACGTCCCGCGCTGTGGGCCTCACGTTGGGCTACCATCCGGCCTACGTCCGGACCCTGCGAGGACGACTTCGTCGCGGTCTGGCATTGCACGACAGCGAGCATCTACCCAATGTGCTCGTCGAGCGCGGGGGCCGCGTACGCTTCAAGACCGAGAAGGGCCCGGGCGTGCCGTGTCGTCTGCAACTGGACGAAGGAGTAGCCCGGCTGTTGGGCTACTACTGTGCGGAGGGCCACGTGACCTCGGCGCGGAGCCGGCCCAACTCGCATCGGTTGATCTTCTCTTTTGGCCTCCATGAACCGGACAAGGTACACCACGTCCGAACACTATTGCAGACGGTCTTCGGCGTGACGCCGTCCGTGCGGACGCGTTCGACGACGATCACCGTGGAGGTTGGCAACAGTGCGCTGGCGTTACTGTTTGCGAGCCTTTGCGGTCACAGGGCCGCGCAGAAGCGCGTGCCACCTCCGCTGGCGACTGCACCGAAAGCCATCGTGCGTGCGTTCCTCGAAGCGTACCTCGCGGGCGACGGGTGCTGGCATACCCACTACATCGCGGCGAGCACCGTGTCCGAGGACCTCGCGCTGGGTCTGATGACGTTGTTTCTGCGCGTTGGCGTGTTCCCATACTTCTACGCCACACCGCGGTCTCGCTTCCAAACCCTTCAAGGTCGTCGCGTGCGGCAGCGCGAGACCCTCTACTACGTCAAGTGCCGTCGCGCGGCATGGGAAGGCATCGGGCCGGACGAGCGCGTGCGCCACTTCCGGACTGAACACGGGTTTTGGGTCCCCATCCGACGCATCTCCCGCATTCCTTACGACGGCCCCGTCTACAATCTTGAAGTCGCAGATGATGCGCATTCCTTCCTCGTCCACGGCGTGGCGATCGGGAACTGTCAGAACTATGAAACCAGCCAGATCGGCGAGGGCGTCGAGGTCACCCCCCGCGACCTGGCCCGCATGATGCTGCAGCTGCAGGCCGAGGGCTGCCACAACATCAACTTCGTCACCCCCGAGCACGTCGTGCCGCAGATCCTGGAAGGCGTGCTCCTCGCCGTCGAGGGCGGCCTGCGGCTGCCGCTGGTCTACAACACCGGCGCGTACGACAGCGAGCACAGCATCCGGCTGATGGACGGCGTCGTGGACATCTACATGCCCGACTTCAAGCTGTGGGACCGCGAGCGCAGCCGCCGCTACCTGCTGGCCCCCGACTATCCCGAGGCCGCCCGGCGGGTGATCCGCATGATGCACGAGCAGGTGGGCGAGCTGAAGGTCACCGAGGACGGCCTGGCGGTGCGCGGGCTGCTGGTGCGCCACCTGGTGATGCCGGGGGCGCTGGACGACACCCGCGAGATCATGAACTACCTGGCCGGGCTCTCGCGCGACACCTATGTGAACATCATGGACCAGTACTACCCCGCCTGGCGGGCCAAGACCGAAGAGAAGTTCAAAGAGATCAACCGGCGGATCACGCGCGCCGAGCTGGAGCAGGCCCTGGCCTACGCACGGGCGGCGGGGCTGTGGCGCTTCGACGTACGCTGGCGGCGGGTGCCGCGGGCGGCCTGGGGCTGGGGATAG
- a CDS encoding prolyl oligopeptidase family serine peptidase gives MSRPAITLDDVLAIQFTAAHAWAPDGTCVGYINDDGGHYTLRVVDVATGEVTQISQGQDPVVAFAWGRDGRVAYVQGGRVVVAVRDPDRRWQPRERYVSPSQPVSEVAWAPTGLLAFVAGQRLWVWDEAIPALRELPTPGRVRALDHQPAVVWAPDGSALAVTVEDAGWWDLAVVTPTGQLLWRSRAETLEGPVTWLRPDRLLFARPSVAYTVREWCVLDLPARSELRVVHREDEPEGLGAAFAAQALPDGRGAVLVLRHEGWWHLYLLDTDTGALRALTGGIGEDVGHAYDHPRVSPDGREVAFSSNRADLGLRHLYAVDLATGRLRQLVTAHGTSVEPAWSPAGDRLVFKHSTVEHAPELWVVARDGTGLRRLVRAMPEGCDPARFARPRLVHTPGPGGWQIPGYLLTPRTLEPGRRYPALVYVHGGGMRQMREGFPPLEAYAFFYAVSLWLAELGVVSYLVNYRGGIGYGKAFEQGNAGGLATVECEDCVRAGEWLKTLPFVDPQRVGIWGLSYGGWLTLAALTRFPETFALGINVAGIWDFDRWMAWAKGAFRPAYDYFLGRARGTREQRPDVWHQASPRHWVAQLRAPLVNFHGTRDEAVPFEQLDLIVADCVAHGKTVESHYYPGETHLFTHRATWRDALGKVLRALEDYLGWAPTAGAPTAVPAAVPGATAGEAPGAGIS, from the coding sequence ATGTCCAGACCGGCCATCACGCTCGACGACGTCCTGGCGATCCAGTTCACCGCGGCCCACGCGTGGGCACCCGACGGTACCTGCGTGGGCTACATCAACGACGACGGGGGCCACTACACGCTGCGGGTGGTGGACGTGGCCACGGGCGAGGTCACCCAGATCTCCCAGGGCCAGGACCCCGTGGTGGCGTTCGCGTGGGGCCGCGACGGCCGCGTGGCCTACGTGCAGGGCGGGCGCGTCGTCGTCGCGGTGCGCGACCCCGACCGGCGCTGGCAGCCGCGCGAGCGCTACGTCAGCCCGTCCCAGCCCGTCAGTGAGGTCGCCTGGGCGCCGACGGGGCTGCTGGCGTTCGTCGCCGGCCAGCGGCTGTGGGTGTGGGACGAGGCGATCCCCGCCCTGCGCGAGCTGCCGACCCCCGGGCGCGTGCGGGCGCTCGACCACCAGCCGGCCGTCGTGTGGGCGCCCGACGGCTCGGCCCTGGCCGTCACCGTCGAGGACGCAGGGTGGTGGGATCTCGCGGTCGTCACACCGACCGGCCAGCTGCTGTGGCGGTCGCGCGCCGAGACCCTGGAAGGGCCGGTCACGTGGCTGCGGCCGGACCGGTTGCTCTTCGCCCGACCGTCGGTGGCCTACACGGTGCGGGAGTGGTGCGTGCTGGACCTGCCCGCGCGCAGCGAGCTCCGGGTCGTGCATCGCGAGGACGAGCCCGAGGGACTGGGGGCGGCGTTTGCGGCGCAGGCCCTGCCCGATGGGCGGGGAGCCGTGCTCGTGCTCCGGCACGAGGGGTGGTGGCATCTCTACCTGCTCGACACCGACACCGGCGCGCTGCGGGCCCTCACCGGCGGAATCGGCGAAGACGTCGGGCACGCCTACGACCACCCGCGTGTCAGCCCCGACGGCCGCGAGGTCGCGTTCTCGTCGAATCGCGCCGACCTGGGGCTGCGGCATCTGTACGCCGTCGACCTCGCCACGGGCCGGCTGCGTCAACTGGTGACCGCGCATGGCACCAGCGTCGAGCCCGCGTGGTCCCCCGCGGGCGACCGCCTGGTCTTCAAGCACAGCACCGTGGAGCACGCGCCCGAGCTGTGGGTGGTCGCCCGCGACGGCACCGGGCTGCGCCGCCTCGTGCGTGCGATGCCCGAGGGGTGTGACCCCGCGCGCTTCGCGCGGCCGCGTCTGGTGCACACCCCGGGGCCGGGCGGCTGGCAGATCCCGGGTTACCTGCTGACGCCGCGCACGCTCGAGCCGGGCCGGCGCTATCCGGCGCTGGTCTACGTGCACGGTGGCGGCATGCGGCAGATGCGCGAAGGCTTCCCGCCGCTGGAGGCCTACGCGTTCTTCTACGCGGTGTCGCTGTGGCTGGCCGAGCTCGGCGTCGTCTCGTACCTGGTGAACTACCGGGGCGGCATCGGCTACGGCAAGGCGTTCGAGCAGGGCAACGCGGGCGGCCTGGCCACGGTCGAGTGTGAGGACTGTGTGCGCGCCGGTGAGTGGCTCAAGACCCTGCCCTTCGTCGACCCCCAGCGGGTCGGCATCTGGGGGCTGTCGTACGGCGGGTGGCTCACCCTCGCGGCGCTGACACGCTTTCCCGAGACGTTCGCGCTGGGGATCAACGTCGCTGGCATCTGGGACTTCGACCGGTGGATGGCATGGGCGAAGGGCGCGTTCCGTCCGGCCTACGACTACTTCCTGGGCCGCGCCCGCGGCACGCGCGAGCAGCGCCCCGATGTCTGGCACCAAGCCTCCCCGCGCCACTGGGTCGCACAGCTCCGCGCCCCCCTGGTCAACTTCCACGGTACCCGGGACGAGGCCGTCCCCTTCGAGCAGCTCGACCTCATCGTCGCCGACTGCGTTGCCCACGGGAAGACCGTCGAGAGCCACTACTACCCCGGCGAGACGCACCTGTTCACCCACCGGGCCACCTGGCGCGATGCCCTGGGCAAGGTGCTGCGGGCGCTGGAGGACTACCTGGGGTGGGCACCGACGGCGGGGGCGCCCACGGCGGTGCCGGCCGCGGTGCCCGGGGCCACCGCTGGCGAGGCGCCGGGCGCAGGGATCAGCTGA
- a CDS encoding cytochrome c oxidase subunit II, whose protein sequence is MPLTDRWLALGLWVVLSAAGIAAARIDFFPPAGAREAQVADAAFRLLMRLAAPVFALVVTVLVVALARRRGHGDPPPDAVVGPEHPAVPRAWFGLTAALAAYVIYNPGLVGIHEMRGDPQADVVVRVDATSWYWEVTYPESGVRSREVVLPAGRRVRVEITSRDVLHSFWIPAFRTKVDAVPGLRTVLLVTPTTVATSETHHAYRLQCAELCGTGHDTMRATVRVVDEATFRRWLQEQRRTARPGRP, encoded by the coding sequence ATGCCGCTCACCGACCGCTGGCTGGCCCTGGGCCTGTGGGTGGTGCTGTCGGCGGCCGGGATCGCGGCCGCCCGCATCGACTTCTTCCCACCCGCCGGCGCCCGCGAGGCGCAGGTGGCCGATGCGGCGTTCCGCCTGCTGATGCGTCTGGCCGCGCCCGTCTTCGCCCTGGTCGTGACCGTGCTGGTCGTGGCGCTCGCGCGCCGGCGCGGGCACGGCGATCCGCCGCCCGACGCCGTCGTCGGCCCCGAGCACCCTGCCGTGCCACGGGCATGGTTCGGGCTGACCGCGGCCCTGGCGGCCTACGTCATCTACAACCCGGGCCTGGTCGGCATCCACGAGATGCGCGGCGACCCGCAGGCCGACGTGGTGGTCCGGGTGGACGCCACGAGCTGGTACTGGGAGGTGACCTACCCCGAATCGGGCGTCCGCAGCCGCGAGGTGGTGCTGCCCGCAGGCCGCCGGGTGCGCGTCGAGATCACCTCGCGTGACGTGCTCCACAGCTTCTGGATCCCGGCGTTTCGCACCAAGGTGGACGCGGTCCCGGGCCTCCGAACGGTGTTGCTGGTCACACCCACCACCGTTGCGACCTCTGAGACGCACCACGCGTACCGCCTGCAGTGCGCCGAACTGTGCGGCACCGGCCACGATACGATGCGCGCGACGGTCCGCGTCGTCGACGAGGCGACCTTCCGGCGCTGGCTGCAGGAGCAGCGGCGCACGGCGCGCCCCGGGAGGCCGTAG
- a CDS encoding cbb3-type cytochrome c oxidase subunit I → MRFVLRGLTWGALGYLGGGPGLAALVRWLGGPAWRLETVLTVGYPFALAGWLAGIGLWDAWARGWFGLAVRPVHAPGWRRYFTFCTDHKVIGLQYLVTFVGLFLLAGAMALLMRVELAWPGRSVVGPAAFNQIMSLHGIVMIAVAVAVVLGGLGNYLVPLMIGAPDMAFPRVNALSYWLVPPVALLLLGAQLVGGFNTGWTAYPPLSEINPAGQALFILAVVTFGLSSILGGINFVVTIARLRAPGMTWGRLPIFVWSVFAASLLSFTFTQYLAAALLMVLLDRQVGMAFFHFARQGTPLLYQHVFWFYSHPAVYIMILPAFGVALEVIAHSARTPLYAYRWAVGGFLGIVGLSPLVWAHHMFTSGMREGLHAPFLVTTEAISVPTGLVFLSALGTLWRGRLWLRTPMLFAGVGFLWNFLIGGLTGIFNADVATDLHLHDTYFVVSHFHYTIVGGEIFALFAALYYWFPKLTGRMYHERLGRLHFWWIFLAYNATFLPMFWLGLHGMNRRIGDYPPALAGVNLFVSVAAFLLGAGVLAAVASLGQAWVRGQRAAANPWQATTLEWQVPSPPPEHNFPAPPQVVGPPYPYGQPGLRHAVMPAAGGDR, encoded by the coding sequence ATGCGGTTCGTGCTGCGGGGTCTGACATGGGGTGCGCTCGGCTACCTGGGTGGCGGGCCGGGGCTGGCGGCGCTGGTCCGGTGGCTGGGCGGGCCGGCCTGGCGCCTGGAGACCGTCCTCACCGTCGGCTACCCGTTCGCCCTGGCGGGCTGGCTGGCGGGGATCGGGCTGTGGGACGCGTGGGCCCGGGGGTGGTTTGGCCTGGCCGTGCGTCCGGTGCACGCGCCGGGGTGGCGCCGCTACTTCACCTTCTGCACCGACCACAAGGTGATCGGGCTCCAGTACCTGGTGACCTTCGTAGGCCTGTTCCTCCTGGCCGGAGCCATGGCCCTGCTGATGCGGGTGGAACTCGCCTGGCCGGGCCGCAGCGTCGTCGGCCCGGCGGCCTTCAACCAGATCATGAGCCTCCACGGGATCGTGATGATCGCCGTGGCGGTGGCGGTGGTGCTGGGCGGGCTGGGCAACTACCTGGTGCCGCTCATGATCGGGGCGCCCGACATGGCCTTCCCCCGGGTGAACGCCCTGAGCTACTGGCTGGTCCCGCCGGTGGCGCTGCTGCTGCTGGGGGCGCAGCTGGTGGGCGGGTTCAACACCGGATGGACCGCCTACCCCCCGCTGTCGGAGATCAACCCGGCGGGCCAGGCGCTGTTCATCCTGGCGGTGGTCACCTTCGGGCTGTCGTCGATTCTGGGCGGCATCAACTTCGTCGTGACCATCGCGCGCCTGCGCGCGCCGGGCATGACGTGGGGGCGCCTGCCCATCTTCGTCTGGTCGGTCTTCGCGGCGTCCCTGCTCTCGTTCACGTTCACCCAGTACCTGGCGGCCGCGCTGCTCATGGTGCTGCTCGACCGCCAGGTCGGCATGGCCTTCTTCCACTTCGCACGGCAGGGCACGCCGCTGCTCTATCAGCATGTGTTCTGGTTCTACTCGCACCCGGCGGTCTACATCATGATCCTGCCGGCGTTCGGCGTGGCGCTGGAGGTGATCGCGCACTCCGCGCGCACGCCGCTGTACGCGTACCGGTGGGCCGTGGGCGGGTTCCTGGGCATCGTGGGCCTGAGCCCGCTGGTGTGGGCGCACCACATGTTCACCAGCGGCATGCGCGAGGGGCTCCACGCGCCGTTCCTGGTCACCACCGAGGCGATCTCGGTACCCACGGGCCTGGTCTTCCTCTCGGCGCTGGGCACCCTGTGGCGCGGCCGGCTGTGGCTGCGCACGCCCATGCTGTTCGCCGGCGTGGGGTTCCTGTGGAACTTCCTCATCGGCGGGCTCACGGGCATCTTCAACGCCGACGTGGCCACCGACCTCCACCTGCACGACACCTACTTCGTCGTCAGCCACTTCCACTACACCATCGTCGGCGGCGAGATCTTCGCGCTGTTCGCCGCGTTGTACTACTGGTTCCCGAAGCTGACCGGCCGCATGTACCACGAACGCCTGGGGCGGCTGCACTTCTGGTGGATCTTCCTGGCGTACAACGCGACGTTCCTGCCCATGTTCTGGCTGGGGTTGCACGGCATGAACCGCCGCATCGGTGACTACCCGCCCGCGCTGGCCGGGGTGAACCTGTTCGTGAGCGTGGCGGCCTTCCTGCTGGGCGCCGGGGTGCTGGCGGCCGTGGCCAGTCTGGGCCAGGCATGGGTACGCGGGCAACGTGCGGCGGCCAACCCCTGGCAGGCGACGACCCTGGAGTGGCAGGTGCCCTCGCCGCCGCCCGAGCACAACTTCCCGGCGCCGCCCCAGGTGGTCGGGCCACCCTATCCTTACGGGCAGCCTGGCCTGCGCCACGCCGTCATGCCGGCGGCCGGAGGGGATCGATGA
- a CDS encoding cytochrome C oxidase subunit IV family protein, whose translation MTGPPQEAALARALRRGWGVFVALGVLAVVEWYAAVARVPGLLWYLIVVQVVEAGLIAHYFMHVAQLWRRPEEPGGP comes from the coding sequence ATGACGGGCCCGCCGCAGGAGGCAGCCCTGGCCCGCGCGCTGCGCCGGGGGTGGGGCGTGTTCGTGGCCCTGGGCGTCTTGGCGGTCGTCGAGTGGTACGCGGCCGTCGCCCGCGTGCCGGGGCTGCTGTGGTACCTGATCGTGGTCCAGGTGGTGGAGGCAGGCTTGATCGCGCACTACTTCATGCACGTGGCCCAGTTGTGGCGCCGCCCGGAGGAGCCCGGCGGCCCCTGA
- a CDS encoding cytochrome c oxidase subunit 3: MASLAPHAPPHTDLASGRLGLWLFIASEALLFSAFIAARFAMVGLTRPAELNQALGLAITTVLLASSLTAYRAESAIAHGDRARFLRNVLATLGLAGAFLAGVVVEWREGFHAFPPSTRFGTAFFSLTGLHALHVLSGAVLLAFVYAHGRRGRYGPQDYWPVEGVVKYWHFVDVAWVFIYPTLYLVSP, encoded by the coding sequence ATGGCGAGCCTCGCGCCGCACGCACCCCCGCACACAGACCTGGCCAGCGGGCGGCTGGGTCTGTGGCTGTTCATCGCCTCGGAGGCCCTGCTGTTCTCCGCCTTCATCGCCGCGCGCTTCGCCATGGTGGGGCTGACCCGTCCGGCGGAGCTCAACCAGGCGTTGGGGCTCGCCATCACCACCGTGCTGCTGGCCTCCAGCCTGACGGCATACCGCGCCGAGAGCGCCATCGCCCACGGCGACCGGGCCCGGTTCCTGCGCAACGTGCTGGCCACGCTGGGGCTGGCGGGCGCGTTCCTCGCGGGCGTGGTCGTCGAGTGGCGTGAGGGGTTCCACGCCTTCCCGCCGTCGACACGGTTTGGCACCGCGTTCTTCTCGCTCACCGGCCTCCACGCGCTGCACGTGCTGAGCGGCGCGGTGCTGCTGGCGTTCGTCTACGCCCACGGTCGGCGCGGCCGCTACGGTCCGCAGGACTACTGGCCGGTGGAGGGCGTGGTGAAGTACTGGCACTTCGTGGACGTGGCCTGGGTCTTCATCTACCCGACGCTCTACCTGGTGAGTCCCTGA